The Paraburkholderia hospita genome includes a window with the following:
- a CDS encoding IS3 family transposase (programmed frameshift): MEPVEVLTQPEQRRRRSVEEKLAIVRETFEPGATVSGVARRHQVNANQVFAWRKLFQDGSLSAVSAGEQVVPASDLAEAMKQIRELQRLLGKKTMEVEILREAVEYGRAKKFDCALTIAAGGRPMKTVCEVLGVSRSNLAVKSRRQSDWVDRRKTPTMDDKPLVAQLQELVADLPTYGYRRAWALLRRRCDALGRPRVNAKRVYRVMRAHNLLLERRPRHTPSSRRHDGKVAVGRSNARWCSDGFEFRCDDGAPLRVIFALDCCDREAISWAATTGGYTGDMVRDVMLQAVENRFNGALKADSEIEWLSDNGSCYIAEETLTFSRKIGLKPVTTPVRSPQSNGMAESFVKTIKRDYVSWMPKPDVRTALQNLAIAFDHYNDSHPHSALKYCSPREFRQRATSPTEA; encoded by the exons ATGGAACCCGTTGAGGTTCTGACCCAGCCGGAGCAACGCCGACGGCGCTCGGTTGAAGAGAAACTGGCGATTGTGCGTGAAACCTTCGAACCCGGAGCCACCGTCTCCGGGGTAGCCCGTCGTCATCAGGTGAATGCGAACCAGGTGTTTGCGTGGCGCAAGCTCTTTCAGGACGGCAGCCTGTCGGCGGTGAGTGCCGGTGAGCAGGTGGTGCCGGCATCGGACCTGGCCGAAGCCATGAAGCAGATTCGCGAACTGCAGCGACTGCTGGGTAAAAAGACAATGGAAGTGGAAATCCTCCGCGAAGCAGTGGAGTATGGTCGGGCAAAAAAAT TTGATTGCGCGCTCACCATTGCTGCCGGGGGACGACCGATGAAGACGGTCTGTGAAGTCCTGGGTGTGTCGCGCTCGAATCTCGCAGTCAAATCAAGGCGACAGTCCGATTGGGTCGACCGACGCAAGACACCGACCATGGATGACAAGCCGCTTGTTGCACAGCTTCAGGAGCTCGTTGCCGACCTGCCCACATACGGCTACCGGCGTGCATGGGCGCTGCTCAGACGCCGTTGCGACGCGCTGGGCCGTCCACGTGTTAATGCAAAACGGGTTTATCGCGTCATGCGCGCCCACAACCTGCTACTTGAACGCCGTCCTCGCCATACCCCGTCCTCGCGGCGACACGACGGCAAAGTCGCGGTGGGCAGGAGCAATGCCCGCTGGTGTTCGGACGGCTTCGAATTCCGTTGCGATGATGGCGCGCCTTTGCGCGTTATCTTTGCACTGGACTGTTGCGACCGGGAAGCCATAAGCTGGGCGGCGACGACGGGTGGTTACACCGGGGACATGGTGCGCGACGTGATGCTTCAGGCGGTGGAGAACCGTTTCAATGGCGCGCTTAAGGCCGACAGCGAAATCGAGTGGCTCAGCGATAACGGTTCCTGCTACATTGCCGAGGAAACGCTGACGTTCTCGCGGAAAATCGGTTTAAAGCCCGTCACGACCCCTGTCAGAAGTCCGCAGAGCAACGGGATGGCCGAAAGTTTCGTCAAAACGATAAAGCGAGACTACGTTTCATGGATGCCCAAGCCTGACGTCAGAACCGCACTGCAAAACCTGGCTATCGCGTTTGACCACTACAACGACTCGCATCCGCACAGCGCCTTGAAATACTGCTCGCCACGCGAATTCCGCCAGCGCGCAACTTCACCAACCGAAGCGTGA
- a CDS encoding four-helix bundle copper-binding protein — protein sequence MAKCIRLNADCASLCRLTSAALARQSHFAPEFCELSARICDECADECARHAPEHCGTCSDACRRCAEACRAI from the coding sequence ATGGCCAAATGTATTCGCCTCAACGCCGATTGCGCTTCGCTATGCCGCCTCACATCTGCGGCGTTGGCTCGACAAAGCCATTTCGCACCCGAGTTTTGCGAACTCTCCGCACGGATCTGTGACGAGTGTGCCGATGAATGTGCGCGGCACGCACCCGAGCACTGCGGCACATGCAGCGATGCGTGCCGGAGGTGCGCGGAAGCCTGCCGGGCAATCTAA
- a CDS encoding alpha/beta hydrolase family protein, which yields MQEVTIPVEDAFLMRTLALPQDAQSLVLLAHGSGRSRFSPRNQYVATELNRASIGTLLMELLSSRKTPVPPPASTSNCWRCVSQATAWIAAKRTTRLSYGYFGASASTGAAAAIRAAHVPSVPIEAIVPRGDRPDLAGRDALAAAQTPTLLGVSGLDANVIEVDREAFALLERTKDLVIVPGATHLFEVPGTLEAVARYAVQWFERYLGA from the coding sequence ATGCAGGAAGTCACCATTCCGGTGGAAGACGCCTTCCTGATGCGCACGCTTGCGCTGCCACAGGACGCTCAATCACTGGTTCTGCTCGCGCACGGCAGCGGCAGGTCACGGTTCAGCCCTCGTAACCAGTACGTGGCCACCGAACTCAACCGGGCCAGCATCGGGACCCTGCTGATGGAGTTGCTCTCGAGCAGGAAGACACCGGTCCCGCCGCCCGCTTCGACATCGAACTGCTGGCGGTGCGTCTCGCAAGCAACGGCCTGGATCGCGGCGAAGCGGACGACACGCCTCTCGTATGGCTACTTCGGCGCGAGTGCGAGCACGGGCGCGGCTGCGGCGATCCGTGCGGCGCACGTGCCGTCGGTCCCGATTGAGGCGATCGTTCCGCGAGGCGACAGGCCCGACCTCGCCGGACGCGACGCCCTCGCCGCGGCGCAGACGCCGACGTTGCTCGGGGTAAGCGGGCTCGACGCCAATGTCATCGAAGTCGACCGGGAGGCTTTCGCTCTTCTCGAACGCACGAAGGATCTTGTGATCGTCCCCGGCGCGACCCACCTGTTCGAAGTGCCCGGCACACTGGAAGCCGTTGCGCGGTACGCGGTGCAATGGTTCGAGCGTTATCTCGGCGCCTAA
- a CDS encoding CapA family protein, with translation MGVTYIVHVGVDLVHGHSSHHVKGIELYRGKLVLYGAGDFINDYEGIGGQEAFRSDLALMYFPTLDLETGTLAELAMTPTQTRHFRVNRAPEEGIRWLHETLNRESQPLGATVERRVNDTLVLRGGD, from the coding sequence ATGGGCGTGACATACATCGTGCACGTGGGCGTGGATCTCGTACACGGCCATTCGTCGCACCACGTGAAGGGCATCGAGCTGTATCGAGGCAAACTCGTCCTGTACGGTGCCGGGGACTTCATCAACGACTATGAAGGTATCGGCGGTCAGGAAGCGTTTCGCAGCGACCTCGCGCTGATGTATTTCCCCACGCTCGACCTTGAAACGGGCACGCTGGCCGAACTGGCGATGACGCCGACGCAGACACGCCACTTCCGGGTCAACCGGGCGCCTGAAGAAGGCATTCGATGGTTACACGAAACGCTGAATCGGGAGAGTCAGCCGTTGGGCGCCACTGTGGAGCGCCGCGTTAACGACACGCTCGTGCTGCGTGGGGGCGATTAG
- a CDS encoding Uma2 family endonuclease, with protein MKTQNLPGPDRLLTVWQKVTGNAASDGRGGYEIDPLGRVIAHRRVCPWHQFLVTDMFCQLASQLGPRVAMRQPVTTRSFGIRIADVVWMPEEKWPEIDSNAPLPSVPDLCIEVLADDNDADQVERKADAYLNSGAQEVIIVGPLGKVEFRGLDGPRASSLFRVTLEPDPMFFAWA; from the coding sequence ATGAAAACGCAAAATCTCCCGGGCCCAGACAGGCTGTTGACAGTATGGCAAAAAGTGACAGGTAACGCGGCCAGCGACGGACGGGGCGGATACGAAATCGACCCGCTGGGACGAGTCATCGCCCATCGACGGGTGTGTCCATGGCATCAATTCCTGGTCACCGACATGTTCTGCCAACTTGCGTCGCAACTGGGGCCTCGCGTGGCAATGCGTCAGCCGGTAACAACCCGATCGTTCGGCATCCGCATTGCTGACGTCGTCTGGATGCCCGAGGAAAAGTGGCCCGAAATCGATTCGAACGCCCCGTTACCTTCCGTTCCCGACCTGTGTATCGAGGTGCTCGCGGACGACAATGACGCGGACCAGGTTGAGCGCAAGGCCGACGCCTACCTCAACAGTGGTGCACAGGAAGTCATCATCGTCGGCCCCCTCGGGAAAGTTGAATTTCGAGGGCTAGACGGCCCGCGTGCGTCATCCCTGTTTCGCGTGACCCTGGAGCCGGACCCGATGTTTTTCGCATGGGCGTGA